In Caproicibacterium amylolyticum, a genomic segment contains:
- the def gene encoding peptide deformylase codes for MGIRNIRKGNDPCLKVVCRPVEKFDAKLGELLDDMYDTMKQADGVGLAAPQVGIRRRAVVIDVGEGRVELVNPEFLLQEGEQECVEGCLSFPNRWGVTHRPKHVKVRAQHRDGSFFEVDAEDFFALACCHEIDHLNGIVFLSHVEHFLTEEELQKMH; via the coding sequence ATGGGAATCCGCAATATACGCAAAGGGAATGATCCGTGTCTGAAAGTGGTTTGCCGTCCAGTTGAAAAATTCGATGCAAAGCTGGGAGAGCTGCTGGATGACATGTATGATACCATGAAGCAGGCGGACGGCGTGGGTTTGGCCGCGCCGCAGGTGGGCATTCGCCGCCGCGCTGTGGTAATTGATGTTGGTGAAGGCCGCGTGGAGCTTGTAAACCCCGAGTTTCTGCTGCAGGAGGGCGAGCAGGAGTGCGTGGAAGGCTGTCTGTCTTTTCCAAACCGCTGGGGTGTTACGCACCGCCCGAAGCATGTAAAAGTTCGTGCACAGCACCGCGACGGTTCTTTCTTTGAAGTGGATGCCGAGGACTTTTTTGCACTGGCCTGCTGCCACGAAATTGATCATTTGAATGGGATTGTGTTCCTCTCTCATGTTGAGCATTTTCTGACAGAGGAAGAACTGCAGAAGATGCACTGA
- a CDS encoding YicC/YloC family endoribonuclease has protein sequence MIKSMTGYGRQEEMVGGRHIQVEIKSVNHRYFELTTRISRGYGFLEDKIKNYIQNYISRGKVDVFISVESTEDKDVQISVNHSVAAGYVSALRELCNEYGLEDDISASTLSKFSDIFAIYHKPEDEDAVWADVKEVTDKAITSFLHMRITEGQKMKEDVAARANHVLELVEQVERRSPETVEAYRKHLYSRLQEVLQDKAVDEQRILTEAAVFADKVAVDEETVRLRSHIAQFHTMLESVEPVGRKLDFLVQEMNREANTIGSKCSDTQIAYVVVDIKAEIEKIREQIQNIE, from the coding sequence TTGATAAAAAGCATGACCGGCTATGGCCGGCAGGAGGAAATGGTTGGCGGGCGGCATATTCAGGTAGAAATCAAGTCTGTCAATCATCGTTATTTTGAACTGACAACACGCATCAGCCGCGGATATGGATTTTTGGAAGACAAAATTAAAAATTATATTCAGAATTACATTTCACGCGGCAAGGTCGATGTTTTCATTTCGGTAGAGTCAACTGAGGATAAAGATGTACAGATTTCGGTCAATCACAGCGTAGCAGCAGGCTATGTTTCCGCTTTGCGGGAGCTTTGCAATGAATATGGCTTGGAAGACGATATTTCTGCATCCACGCTGTCAAAATTCAGCGATATTTTTGCGATTTATCACAAGCCTGAGGATGAAGATGCAGTTTGGGCAGACGTGAAAGAAGTAACCGACAAAGCAATTACTTCTTTTCTGCATATGCGCATTACCGAGGGCCAGAAGATGAAAGAGGATGTGGCAGCACGTGCCAATCACGTTCTGGAGCTGGTAGAACAGGTGGAGCGCCGTTCCCCGGAAACAGTAGAAGCTTACCGCAAGCATTTGTATTCTCGCTTGCAGGAGGTTTTGCAGGACAAGGCCGTGGATGAGCAGCGCATTTTAACAGAAGCGGCAGTGTTCGCCGACAAGGTAGCCGTAGATGAAGAAACCGTACGTCTGCGCAGCCACATTGCACAGTTTCACACAATGCTGGAGTCTGTGGAACCTGTTGGCCGCAAGCTGGACTTTTTGGTGCAGGAAATGAACCGCGAGGCAAATACAATCGGCTCCAAATGCTCTGATACACAGATTGCTTATGTCGTTGTTGACATAAAGGCGGAAATTGAAAAAATCCGCGAACAAATTCAGAACATAGAGTGA
- a CDS encoding oxaloacetate decarboxylase subunit alpha: MTKKIGITEVALRDAPQSLIATRMPMSDMLPILDKLDKVGYYSLECWGGATFDSCLRFLNEDPWERLRILRKHCPNTKLQMLFRGQNMLGYRHYADDVLEYFVQRSVANGIDIIRIFDALNDIKNLQTAIKAAKKEGATAQVAISYTTGPVFTTDYYVKYAKQIEEAGADSICIKDMAALLTPYKTYELVSALKKAVQLPIQLHTHYTSGLASMCLLKGIEAGADVIDTAISPLALGTSHAPTESMVAALQGTEYDTGIDLKVFGEIREYFMKLRKKYIESGLLDQSMLATNTKALLYQVPGGMLSNLLSQLKQAGKAEQLEDVLQEVPRVRKDAGYPPLVTPTSQIVGTQAVFNVITGERYKMCTNEFKDLVAGKYGTTPMPIDEEFAKKIIGDQPRITCRPADLLKPELDTLRKECAEWTEQEEDVLSYAMFPKVATDFFKKRAAAKYGVDEKHADAQAQIHPV, from the coding sequence ATGACAAAGAAAATTGGAATTACCGAAGTTGCCCTGCGCGATGCACCGCAGTCCCTGATTGCCACTCGTATGCCGATGAGCGACATGCTGCCGATTCTGGACAAGCTGGATAAGGTGGGCTATTACTCACTGGAGTGCTGGGGCGGTGCGACCTTTGACAGCTGCCTGCGCTTTCTGAACGAAGATCCGTGGGAACGCCTGCGTATTCTGCGCAAGCACTGCCCGAACACAAAGCTGCAGATGCTGTTCCGCGGTCAGAATATGCTGGGCTACCGCCACTATGCGGACGATGTGCTGGAATATTTTGTGCAGCGCAGTGTTGCAAACGGCATTGATATTATTCGTATTTTTGATGCGCTGAACGACATCAAAAATTTACAGACGGCGATTAAAGCTGCCAAAAAGGAAGGTGCCACCGCGCAGGTCGCAATTTCCTATACCACCGGGCCGGTGTTTACAACTGATTACTATGTGAAGTATGCAAAGCAGATTGAAGAAGCCGGTGCGGACTCCATCTGTATTAAGGACATGGCAGCGCTGCTGACACCGTATAAGACATACGAACTTGTTTCCGCATTGAAAAAGGCTGTGCAGCTGCCCATCCAACTGCATACACATTATACTTCCGGTTTAGCATCCATGTGCCTACTCAAAGGCATTGAGGCGGGTGCGGATGTAATTGATACAGCCATTTCTCCGCTGGCACTGGGTACTTCCCACGCGCCTACAGAGTCTATGGTTGCAGCATTGCAGGGAACAGAGTATGATACCGGAATTGACCTGAAAGTATTCGGTGAAATTCGGGAATATTTCATGAAGCTGCGCAAGAAATATATCGAAAGCGGTTTGCTTGACCAGAGTATGCTGGCAACCAACACCAAGGCGCTGCTGTATCAGGTGCCGGGCGGAATGTTGAGCAATCTGCTTTCTCAGCTGAAGCAGGCGGGCAAAGCCGAACAGTTGGAAGACGTACTGCAGGAAGTACCGCGTGTACGTAAAGACGCGGGCTATCCGCCGCTGGTTACTCCGACTTCTCAGATTGTTGGCACGCAGGCTGTGTTTAACGTGATTACCGGCGAGCGTTATAAAATGTGCACCAATGAGTTTAAGGACTTGGTTGCCGGCAAGTACGGCACAACTCCAATGCCGATTGATGAAGAATTTGCAAAGAAAATCATCGGTGATCAGCCGAGGATTACCTGCCGTCCGGCAGACTTGCTGAAACCGGAGCTTGATACTTTACGCAAAGAGTGTGCAGAGTGGACGGAACAGGAAGAAGACGTGCTTTCTTACGCAATGTTCCCGAAAGTGGCAACGGACTTCTTCAAAAAGCGCGCTGCTGCCAAATACGGAGTAGATGAAAAGCATGCGGATGCACAGGCACAGATTCATCCGGTTTGA
- the priA gene encoding replication restart helicase PriA, which yields MLMVRVAVENTVYHFDKDFDYAVPASLAEKAVPGCRVQVPFGTANRVCQGMILSVHEAEGNAKIKFLQAVLDEAPLLSNEMLFLIPWLKERYYCTLFDAVRLLLPAGLTYRMQSIYALAVGVTKETVQTLPPEKQAAALPLLRQSSLEKGKLLRQAGLSPDSLVLDDLCRNGILQRTMDPVRRMGDASMKMVRLHEPLPDPLKLTPRQREVFHVLQDAGCASVKEVCYFTGVTPAVIKNMTAHGVCDEYEQETYRTPYLTGECTETGEQTPIHLSPEQETAYEHLLAAYRAGEATYSLLYGVTGSGKTSVYLCLIDQVLQDGRDVILMVPEISLTPQSVHIFQQRYGKKVAVFHSGLSVGERMDEWKRVKRGEATVVVGTRSAIFAPLAHIGLIIVDEEQESTYQSESSPRYHAKEVAWFRCRYHRALLLLASATPCVETYYAAQTGKIGLETLSQRYGEAQLPEVCICDMNEELRNGNASVLSWPLLTALRENLEQKRQSILLLNRRGYNTFASCQDCGHVMTCPNCSISLTYHAANNRLMCHYCGYSVPMTAECPECHGKHLRYTGAGTQKAEEQLQELLPRARILRLDADATMSRYAYEDKLRQFADGEYDLIVGTQMVAKGLDFENVTVVGVLSADQSLYNDDFRSTERTFDLLTQVVGRAGRGRFRGRAFLQTFTPENPVFALAASQNYPAFYQQELPLRKLMLYPPFADLCVVGFVGSNEQEVRGGSMVFLQQLRQLAKTEYRQLPLRVLNPSPAHILRAGGKYRYKLLLKCRNSRLFRQMISRLLVHFAGEKKFKHVTAFADMNPDTVL from the coding sequence ATGCTGATGGTCAGGGTCGCTGTAGAGAATACAGTCTATCATTTTGACAAAGACTTTGACTATGCAGTACCTGCTTCTTTAGCAGAAAAGGCTGTGCCCGGCTGCCGTGTGCAGGTTCCGTTTGGTACGGCAAACCGTGTTTGCCAAGGAATGATTCTGTCTGTACATGAAGCGGAGGGCAATGCAAAAATAAAGTTTTTGCAAGCGGTGCTGGATGAAGCACCGCTTCTTTCAAATGAAATGCTTTTTTTAATTCCATGGCTGAAAGAACGCTATTATTGTACGCTTTTTGATGCAGTGCGGTTATTGTTGCCAGCTGGTCTTACTTATCGTATGCAGAGTATCTATGCGCTGGCGGTGGGGGTAACCAAGGAGACGGTTCAGACTTTACCGCCGGAAAAGCAGGCGGCGGCTCTGCCGCTGCTGCGTCAGTCTTCACTGGAAAAAGGAAAGCTTTTGCGGCAGGCGGGGCTGTCCCCAGATTCACTGGTGCTTGATGATTTGTGCAGAAATGGCATTTTGCAGCGTACGATGGACCCGGTTCGCCGCATGGGGGATGCCTCCATGAAAATGGTGCGCCTGCATGAGCCGCTTCCGGACCCGTTGAAGCTGACGCCTCGGCAGCGTGAGGTCTTTCATGTCCTGCAGGACGCCGGGTGCGCTTCCGTTAAGGAAGTTTGCTACTTTACAGGGGTTACGCCTGCTGTAATCAAGAATATGACGGCACACGGCGTCTGCGACGAATATGAGCAGGAAACCTACCGGACACCTTATTTGACTGGCGAATGTACAGAAACTGGAGAACAGACTCCAATTCATCTTTCACCGGAGCAGGAAACAGCTTATGAGCATTTGTTGGCGGCGTATCGTGCAGGAGAAGCAACATATTCCTTGCTCTATGGCGTGACGGGAAGTGGAAAAACCAGCGTATATCTCTGCCTGATTGACCAGGTACTGCAGGATGGGCGCGATGTAATTCTGATGGTTCCCGAAATCTCACTGACACCGCAGTCTGTTCATATTTTTCAGCAGCGTTACGGAAAAAAAGTGGCTGTTTTTCACAGTGGACTTTCTGTGGGCGAGCGCATGGATGAGTGGAAGCGCGTAAAACGGGGTGAAGCAACTGTTGTTGTAGGTACCCGTTCGGCAATTTTTGCTCCGCTTGCACATATTGGTTTGATTATTGTGGATGAAGAGCAGGAATCTACTTATCAGTCGGAAAGTTCTCCGCGGTATCACGCAAAAGAGGTTGCGTGGTTTCGATGCAGATACCACCGGGCATTGCTGCTGCTTGCATCCGCAACACCCTGTGTGGAAACTTACTATGCCGCACAGACGGGTAAAATTGGGCTGGAAACGCTTTCACAGCGCTATGGTGAAGCACAGTTGCCGGAAGTCTGTATCTGCGACATGAATGAGGAACTGCGAAACGGGAATGCGTCGGTACTTAGCTGGCCATTACTAACGGCACTGCGGGAAAATCTGGAGCAGAAACGGCAATCCATTCTGCTGCTGAATCGGCGCGGTTACAATACTTTTGCTTCCTGTCAGGACTGCGGACATGTTATGACCTGTCCGAACTGCAGCATTTCACTTACTTATCATGCGGCAAACAACCGCCTGATGTGTCATTACTGCGGATATTCTGTACCAATGACTGCGGAATGTCCCGAGTGCCACGGAAAGCATCTGCGCTACACTGGCGCGGGCACGCAAAAAGCGGAAGAACAGCTGCAGGAACTGCTGCCACGGGCACGTATCCTGCGGCTGGACGCGGATGCTACCATGAGCCGGTATGCCTACGAAGACAAGCTGCGGCAGTTTGCAGACGGAGAATATGATTTAATTGTCGGCACACAGATGGTGGCAAAAGGGCTTGACTTTGAAAATGTAACAGTAGTCGGTGTCCTTTCTGCAGATCAGTCACTGTACAATGACGATTTTCGCAGCACAGAGCGTACATTTGATCTGCTGACGCAGGTGGTTGGGCGTGCTGGCAGGGGACGCTTTCGCGGCAGGGCGTTTTTGCAGACTTTCACGCCGGAAAATCCAGTTTTTGCACTGGCGGCCAGCCAGAACTATCCGGCATTTTATCAGCAGGAACTGCCCCTGCGGAAGCTAATGCTTTATCCGCCGTTTGCGGATTTGTGTGTTGTTGGCTTCGTTGGAAGCAATGAACAGGAAGTACGCGGCGGCAGCATGGTTTTCTTGCAGCAACTGCGTCAGTTGGCAAAGACAGAGTACCGGCAGCTGCCTCTGCGGGTACTGAATCCATCACCGGCGCATATCCTGCGTGCGGGTGGCAAGTATCGCTATAAACTGCTTTTAAAGTGCAGAAACAGCCGCCTTTTCCGGCAAATGATTTCCAGACTTCTGGTCCATTTTGCAGGAGAGAAAAAGTTTAAGCACGTTACTGCTTTCGCAGATATGAACCCGGACACAGTCCTTTAG
- the remA gene encoding extracellular matrix/biofilm regulator RemA, with product MKLINIGFGNMVSANRLVAIVSPESAPIKRIIQDAKERGTLIDATYGRRTRAVIIMDSEHVILSAVQPETVANRLNDKDDELEDEELDGSDE from the coding sequence ATGAAACTGATTAATATCGGTTTTGGCAACATGGTTTCTGCAAATCGTTTGGTGGCAATAGTCAGCCCGGAGTCTGCACCAATCAAGCGGATTATTCAGGATGCCAAAGAGCGTGGAACGTTAATTGATGCAACCTATGGGCGTCGTACGCGCGCGGTTATCATTATGGACAGCGAACATGTAATTTTGTCCGCTGTGCAGCCAGAAACCGTTGCGAACCGTCTGAACGATAAAGACGATGAACTTGAAGATGAGGAGCTGGATGGAAGTGACGAATAA
- a CDS encoding pseudouridine synthase has protein sequence MTEKIRLQKILADAGVASRRKAEEMISAGYIKVNDRTAQVGDKADPKHDKITVHGKLLNTHTASVYLVLHKPRGFITTMSDERDRKCVAELVQEVPVRVYPVGRLDRESEGMLLMTNDGEFANAMMHPSRHVPKTYRVTVRPGITEEQLTQLTVGIMIDGRKTAPAQVKVLHQESGRVVMEIILHEGRNRQIRKMCEAVGLEVARLKRTAIGNLRLGMLQPGEWRYLTAQEVKQLTTAAKADRREQTQPADHHKD, from the coding sequence ATGACAGAAAAAATTCGATTGCAAAAGATTTTGGCGGATGCCGGTGTTGCTTCCCGCCGCAAAGCAGAAGAAATGATTTCTGCTGGATATATAAAAGTAAATGATCGCACTGCGCAGGTAGGTGATAAAGCAGACCCGAAGCATGATAAAATCACAGTACATGGCAAGTTGCTCAATACACATACGGCGTCTGTTTATTTGGTGCTGCACAAGCCACGCGGCTTTATTACGACTATGTCGGATGAACGCGACCGCAAATGTGTGGCCGAATTGGTGCAAGAAGTACCCGTGCGCGTGTATCCGGTGGGACGGCTTGACCGTGAAAGTGAAGGCATGCTGCTGATGACGAATGACGGTGAATTCGCAAACGCAATGATGCACCCCTCCCGCCATGTGCCAAAAACCTACCGCGTAACGGTTCGTCCGGGGATTACCGAGGAGCAGCTGACACAGTTGACAGTCGGTATTATGATTGACGGCAGAAAAACAGCACCGGCGCAGGTGAAGGTGCTGCACCAGGAAAGTGGCCGTGTGGTGATGGAAATTATTTTGCACGAAGGCAGAAACCGCCAGATTCGAAAAATGTGTGAAGCAGTTGGGTTGGAAGTTGCGCGGCTGAAGCGTACCGCTATTGGTAATCTGCGCTTGGGAATGCTGCAGCCGGGCGAGTGGCGATATCTGACAGCACAGGAAGTAAAACAGCTGACCACTGCTGCAAAAGCGGACAGACGTGAACAAACACAGCCTGCTGACCATCACAAGGATTGA
- a CDS encoding biotin/lipoyl-containing protein, with amino-acid sequence MKNLKITVNGVPYDVQVEEQDSAAAVSSPGAAPAAKPAAPKAAAPAPAAAAPAAKPAADAEVINSPMPGTIVNVKVQAGQNVKSGDVLVILEAMKMENEIMAPHDAVVDSVLVTKGQSVESGTPLVSLH; translated from the coding sequence ATGAAAAATCTGAAAATCACCGTTAACGGTGTTCCTTATGATGTACAGGTTGAAGAACAGGATTCCGCAGCTGCAGTTTCTTCACCCGGAGCAGCACCGGCAGCCAAACCGGCTGCGCCCAAAGCTGCTGCTCCGGCTCCGGCAGCCGCTGCTCCGGCGGCAAAGCCAGCTGCTGATGCAGAAGTCATTAACAGCCCAATGCCCGGCACGATTGTTAACGTAAAGGTACAGGCAGGCCAGAATGTAAAATCTGGTGATGTGCTTGTCATTTTGGAAGCCATGAAGATGGAAAATGAAATCATGGCTCCGCATGATGCTGTTGTTGACAGTGTTCTGGTTACCAAGGGACAGAGCGTGGAGTCCGGTACACCGCTCGTTTCTCTCCACTGA
- the fmt gene encoding methionyl-tRNA formyltransferase, which translates to MRIVFMGTPDFAVPCLQALLDAGHEVCGVYTQPDKPKGRGYTLTPPPVKVLAQSARIPVFQPKTLRTPEAAQAFSELKPEAAVVVAYGKLLPKAILEVPDKGCINVHASLLPAYRGAAPIQWSVLNGDAQTGVTTMYMAEGLDTGDMLLQEATPIGADETADELHDRLAVMGASLLVQTLAQLDTIKPRPQGETTTPYAAMLDKSFSPIDWNRTAQEIHNQIRGLNSWPVASTMFGGKLLKIYNSKVVSSDAVGTPGSVSADFTVSCGGGTALQITQVQPAGKKMMTAADFLCGHPMPEGKMLPF; encoded by the coding sequence ATGCGTATCGTTTTTATGGGTACTCCTGATTTTGCCGTACCGTGTCTGCAGGCACTGCTGGATGCCGGACACGAGGTGTGCGGTGTTTACACGCAGCCGGATAAACCAAAGGGAAGGGGATATACGCTGACTCCACCGCCGGTCAAGGTACTGGCACAGTCTGCAAGGATTCCGGTGTTTCAGCCTAAAACGCTGCGTACACCCGAGGCAGCGCAGGCATTTTCTGAATTGAAGCCGGAGGCCGCAGTTGTGGTGGCCTACGGAAAGCTTCTGCCGAAAGCAATTTTGGAAGTTCCCGATAAAGGCTGCATTAATGTGCATGCTTCTCTGCTGCCGGCGTACCGGGGCGCAGCTCCCATTCAATGGTCCGTGCTCAACGGAGATGCACAGACAGGTGTGACCACCATGTATATGGCAGAGGGGCTGGACACCGGTGATATGCTGCTGCAGGAGGCAACCCCCATTGGCGCGGATGAAACAGCAGACGAACTGCATGACCGGCTTGCGGTAATGGGTGCTTCTCTGCTGGTTCAAACATTGGCACAGTTGGATACAATTAAACCGCGGCCGCAGGGAGAGACAACAACCCCTTATGCTGCTATGCTGGATAAATCTTTCAGCCCGATTGACTGGAACCGGACGGCACAGGAAATACACAATCAGATTCGTGGCTTAAATTCCTGGCCGGTGGCTTCCACCATGTTTGGCGGCAAACTGCTGAAAATTTACAACAGCAAAGTTGTCAGTTCCGATGCAGTTGGCACGCCCGGCAGCGTAAGCGCTGACTTCACAGTCAGCTGCGGCGGCGGCACCGCACTTCAGATAACACAAGTGCAGCCTGCCGGAAAGAAAATGATGACCGCTGCTGATTTTCTGTGTGGCCATCCTATGCCGGAGGGCAAGATGCTGCCGTTCTGA
- a CDS encoding DNA-directed RNA polymerase subunit omega, translating to MIKPIADLLTEPGQSRYALCVGVSKRAREIASEAEEQGEVLDEKPVELAVEELEEHQYRITETDRNEDEEADEAKEQKIEQQFLDASALNENGEE from the coding sequence ATGATTAAACCGATTGCAGATCTTTTGACAGAACCGGGTCAGAGCCGCTATGCTCTGTGCGTTGGTGTTTCCAAGCGTGCCCGCGAAATTGCCTCTGAGGCAGAAGAACAGGGTGAGGTGCTCGACGAAAAACCAGTAGAGCTGGCTGTGGAGGAACTGGAAGAGCACCAGTATCGTATTACGGAAACTGACCGCAATGAAGATGAAGAAGCCGATGAAGCAAAAGAGCAGAAAATTGAGCAGCAGTTTTTAGATGCCTCTGCTTTAAATGAAAACGGGGAAGAATAA
- the gmk gene encoding guanylate kinase, protein MEVTNKGLLIVFSGPSGTGKGTVLKAYFAKHPEARLSVSATTRQPRPGEQDGREYFFVSKEQFAQMKQENALLESAEYCGNCYGTPRAPIEKWLNEGCDVFLEIEVQGGAQVRRLEPDSVGVFILPPSVKELGERLRGRGTEAEAVVQKRLNAAKEEILQAKHYDYAVINDTIEEAAEEIATIISSEKHKISRNPALIEGVLNND, encoded by the coding sequence ATGGAAGTGACGAATAAAGGACTGCTAATCGTCTTTTCAGGCCCTTCCGGAACTGGGAAGGGAACTGTTTTGAAAGCTTACTTTGCAAAACATCCAGAGGCGCGGCTTTCTGTTTCTGCAACTACGCGGCAGCCACGGCCCGGCGAACAGGATGGACGCGAATACTTCTTTGTTTCTAAAGAACAGTTTGCACAGATGAAACAGGAAAATGCTCTGCTTGAAAGTGCAGAGTACTGCGGTAATTGCTACGGTACACCGCGTGCACCGATTGAAAAATGGCTGAACGAGGGGTGCGATGTTTTTCTGGAAATCGAGGTGCAGGGCGGTGCACAGGTGCGTCGGCTGGAGCCGGATAGTGTTGGCGTTTTTATTTTGCCGCCGTCTGTAAAAGAACTGGGAGAACGGCTGCGAGGACGCGGTACAGAAGCAGAAGCAGTGGTACAGAAACGTTTAAATGCAGCAAAAGAGGAAATACTGCAGGCAAAGCACTATGATTATGCAGTAATAAATGATACGATTGAAGAAGCAGCGGAGGAAATTGCTACAATCATTTCTTCTGAAAAACACAAAATCAGCCGGAATCCGGCGCTGATAGAAGGGGTGCTGAACAATGATTAA
- a CDS encoding carboxyl transferase domain-containing protein: protein MSNTGAAESLQDARDLLKNTTGSKRLSALFDEGRFLKIDHFAKSAGNYTEAAAGYGTVEGCPVYAFAQSSDISGGAVSKAQAQKISKVYALAAKSGVPVVGIYDSIGGKLQEGADLLHAYGDILREANALSGVVPQISLILGPCIGTSAMIASCADFVVMSDKGELTIASNGEGGSAEAAAKEGNAAITAKTEKEAVAAVRSLIAKLPSNNLDAVGFEDENDGIAVPAAGNSAKDAAKAVANAGSLQELTAEFGKTAFTALAGIGCGATVGLLAYDGELDADACAKAARFIRFCDAFNMPLVSFVNAEKFTSLRAAAMLSDAYAEATAAKISVLVGNAYGPVYIVTSGRGANADYTMAWPQAVISALAPETGAIFLWNDRLNGSADPVSDRKKLIAQYAEQESNPLKAAEQGLIENVIQPEETRAELICALEMLSSKRVSTMPKKHSNIQL from the coding sequence ATGAGCAATACCGGTGCGGCTGAGTCGCTGCAGGATGCACGCGATCTCTTAAAAAACACCACTGGAAGCAAACGGCTCAGCGCGCTCTTCGATGAGGGGCGCTTCCTGAAAATCGATCACTTTGCAAAATCAGCAGGAAATTACACTGAGGCAGCCGCAGGTTATGGAACCGTGGAAGGATGCCCGGTATATGCCTTTGCGCAAAGCAGCGATATTTCCGGCGGTGCTGTCAGCAAAGCGCAGGCACAGAAAATCAGCAAAGTTTACGCTCTTGCTGCAAAAAGCGGTGTGCCGGTGGTTGGCATTTATGACTCCATTGGCGGTAAATTACAGGAAGGTGCCGACCTTCTGCATGCCTATGGTGACATTCTGCGGGAAGCAAACGCGCTTTCCGGCGTTGTTCCGCAGATTTCGCTGATTCTCGGTCCCTGCATTGGTACTTCGGCAATGATTGCGTCCTGCGCGGATTTTGTCGTGATGTCTGATAAAGGCGAACTGACCATTGCGTCTAACGGAGAAGGCGGCAGTGCAGAAGCAGCCGCAAAAGAGGGAAATGCTGCAATTACAGCGAAAACAGAGAAAGAGGCAGTTGCAGCTGTGCGCAGCCTGATTGCAAAGCTGCCCTCCAATAATTTGGACGCGGTCGGCTTTGAAGATGAAAATGACGGCATAGCTGTTCCTGCTGCAGGCAATTCTGCCAAGGATGCAGCTAAGGCTGTAGCTAACGCTGGTTCCCTGCAGGAACTTACTGCGGAGTTTGGCAAAACGGCTTTTACAGCATTAGCGGGAATTGGCTGCGGCGCAACTGTGGGTTTGCTTGCATATGACGGTGAACTGGATGCAGATGCCTGCGCAAAGGCGGCTCGTTTCATTCGTTTCTGCGACGCATTTAATATGCCGCTGGTTAGTTTTGTGAATGCTGAGAAATTTACTTCTCTGCGTGCGGCGGCAATGCTTTCGGATGCTTATGCAGAAGCAACTGCTGCAAAAATTTCTGTGCTGGTGGGAAATGCATACGGCCCGGTCTATATTGTAACTTCCGGCCGCGGCGCAAATGCGGATTACACAATGGCGTGGCCGCAGGCTGTTATTTCCGCTCTGGCTCCTGAAACAGGTGCAATTTTCCTGTGGAATGACCGCTTGAATGGTTCTGCCGACCCGGTGAGCGACCGCAAGAAATTGATTGCCCAGTACGCGGAGCAGGAGAGCAATCCGCTGAAAGCCGCTGAACAGGGCTTGATCGAAAATGTAATTCAGCCGGAAGAGACCCGTGCGGAATTGATTTGTGCGTTGGAAATGCTTTCTTCCAAACGCGTTTCCACTATGCCGAAAAAGCACAGCAATATTCAGCTTTAA
- a CDS encoding zinc metallopeptidase, which produces MGFYYFDYRAFMWMLPAILFSAFVQFKVQATFSQYSKVRCLRGCTGAAAAQAVAAHGGVLNISVRPISGNLTDNYDPRTNVISLSQGVYGSSSVSAVGVAAHEAGHSIQTAQGYLPNKIRTAIVPVTRFASQLSFPIILVGLLLPTQYNLVVDIGIALFSIAVLFQLVTLPVEFNASARALQALDATELLTQEELSGARKVLTAAAMTYLAACFSALLQLLRLLLIAGSRRGNNQ; this is translated from the coding sequence ATGGGATTTTATTATTTTGATTACCGGGCGTTCATGTGGATGCTGCCTGCAATTTTATTTTCTGCTTTTGTGCAGTTTAAAGTACAGGCCACATTTTCGCAGTACAGCAAAGTGCGGTGCCTGCGCGGATGTACAGGAGCAGCGGCGGCGCAGGCGGTTGCGGCGCATGGCGGTGTGCTGAATATTTCTGTGCGTCCAATTAGCGGAAATTTAACAGACAATTACGACCCGCGTACAAATGTAATCAGCCTTTCACAAGGTGTTTACGGCAGCAGTTCTGTCAGTGCAGTTGGTGTGGCGGCGCATGAAGCCGGACACAGCATCCAGACCGCTCAGGGATATCTGCCTAATAAAATCCGTACTGCGATTGTGCCGGTTACACGGTTCGCTTCGCAGCTTTCCTTTCCGATTATTCTGGTGGGGCTGCTGTTGCCAACGCAGTACAATCTGGTTGTGGATATTGGCATCGCACTGTTTAGCATTGCAGTATTGTTCCAGCTAGTTACACTGCCGGTCGAATTTAATGCAAGCGCCCGTGCGCTTCAGGCACTGGATGCGACGGAACTGCTGACGCAGGAAGAACTGTCCGGCGCCAGAAAGGTGCTGACAGCGGCCGCGATGACTTACCTTGCAGCCTGCTTCAGCGCGCTGCTGCAACTGCTCCGTTTGCTGCTGATTGCGGGAAGCCGCAGGGGGAATAATCAATGA